One window from the genome of Amycolatopsis sp. NBC_01480 encodes:
- the trhA gene encoding PAQR family membrane homeostasis protein TrhA, producing the protein MSVTTEPPPSGPAPVDTRPRLRGHIHFWSFFGAVAGAAALISLAASTVSPLAALATSVYGLTVLGLFGVSALYHRRLWSPRAYKWMKRADHSMIFLFIAGTYTPFALLAMSQPTGYIVLSVVWGGAVLGVAMKMLWPHAPRWLGVPIYIALGWVAIFVMPELGHHAGVAALVLLCVGGLFYTMGAVFYAVKWPNYWPNTFGYHEFFHACTVLAAVSHYIAIWLALYA; encoded by the coding sequence GTGAGCGTGACGACCGAACCCCCACCGTCCGGCCCTGCGCCCGTCGACACCCGCCCGCGGCTGCGCGGGCACATCCACTTCTGGTCCTTCTTCGGCGCGGTCGCCGGCGCCGCGGCGCTGATCAGCCTCGCCGCGTCGACGGTCTCGCCGCTCGCGGCGCTGGCCACGTCGGTCTACGGGCTGACCGTGCTGGGCCTGTTCGGCGTGAGCGCCCTGTACCACCGCCGGCTGTGGAGCCCGCGCGCGTACAAGTGGATGAAGCGCGCCGACCACTCGATGATCTTCCTGTTCATCGCCGGCACCTACACCCCGTTCGCCCTGCTGGCCATGTCCCAGCCCACGGGTTACATCGTGCTGTCGGTCGTCTGGGGCGGCGCGGTGCTGGGCGTGGCCATGAAGATGCTGTGGCCGCACGCCCCCCGCTGGCTCGGCGTCCCGATCTACATCGCTTTGGGCTGGGTCGCGATCTTCGTGATGCCCGAACTGGGCCACCACGCCGGCGTCGCCGCCCTCGTCCTGCTCTGCGTCGGCGGGCTGTTCTACACCATGGGCGCGGTCTTTTATGCGGTGAAGTGGCCGAATTACTGGCCGAACACCTTTGGGTACCACGAGTTCTTCCACGCTTGCACGGTGTTGGCGGCGGTGTCGCACTACATCGCGATCTGGTTGGCGCTGTACGCCTAG
- a CDS encoding isoprenyl transferase, producing the protein MSDVVYSVYGRRLIQQAADSHPRHVAIMLDGNRRWAREAGFTDVADGHRAGAKKIADFLSWCQEAEVEVVTMWLLSTDNLNRDPDELTPLLKIITDVTDELAAPEAPWRLRIVGALDLLPIEVAQKLTAAASRTGDRPGMEVNVAVGYGGRQEIADAVRKLLLQQADEGTSIRELAKILDVDHISEHLYTSGQPDPDLIIRTSGEQRLSGFLLWQSAHSEFWFTEAYWPAFRRVDFLRALRDYAWRHRRFGA; encoded by the coding sequence ATGTCCGACGTCGTTTACAGCGTCTACGGCCGCCGCCTGATCCAGCAGGCCGCGGACAGCCATCCGCGGCACGTCGCCATCATGCTCGACGGCAACCGCAGGTGGGCGCGCGAAGCCGGCTTCACCGACGTCGCCGACGGGCACCGCGCCGGGGCCAAGAAGATCGCCGACTTCCTCAGCTGGTGCCAGGAGGCCGAGGTCGAGGTGGTCACCATGTGGCTGCTGTCCACCGACAACCTCAACCGCGACCCGGACGAGCTCACACCGCTGCTGAAGATCATCACCGACGTCACGGACGAGCTCGCGGCCCCCGAGGCGCCGTGGCGGCTGCGCATCGTCGGGGCGCTGGACCTGCTGCCGATCGAGGTGGCGCAGAAACTCACCGCCGCCGCGTCCCGCACCGGGGACCGGCCGGGCATGGAGGTGAACGTCGCCGTCGGTTACGGCGGGCGGCAGGAGATCGCCGACGCCGTGCGCAAGCTGCTGCTCCAGCAGGCCGACGAGGGCACCTCGATCCGCGAGCTGGCGAAAATACTCGACGTCGACCACATCTCCGAGCATCTGTACACCTCAGGGCAGCCGGATCCGGACCTCATTATCCGGACCTCGGGCGAACAGCGGCTTTCCGGATTCCTGCTCTGGCAGTCCGCGCATTCGGAATTCTGGTTCACCGAGGCGTATTGGCCGGCATTCCGCCGGGTCGACTTCCTTCGCGCGCTTCGCGACTACGCTTGGCGCCACCGCCGCTTCGGCGCCTGA